From a single Micromonospora carbonacea genomic region:
- the gatA gene encoding Asp-tRNA(Asn)/Glu-tRNA(Gln) amidotransferase subunit GatA: MTDLTKLTAVELAGLVADGQTSAVEVTRAHLDRIAAVDDRVNAFLHVDADGALAAARAVDERRAAGEELGPLAGVPVAVKDVLTTKGVPTTVGSKILEGWRPPYDATIVQRLRAAGTVLLGKTNMDEFAMGSSTEYSAYGPTRNPWDTDRIPGGSGGGSAAALAAYEAPLAIGSDTGGSIRQPGAVTGTVGAKPTYGGTSRYGLVAFSSSLDTPGPCARTVLDAALLHAAIGGHDPRDSTSVPQPVPDVVAAARLGATGDLTGVKLGVVSEFSGEGAEPGVAAAFRDSVDALAKLGAEIVEVSCPHFTYALPAYYLIAPSECSSNLARFDGVRFGLREGDDGNRSLEEVMSLTRDAGFGPEVKRRIMLGTYALSSGYYDAYYGQAQKVRTLITRDFTAAFERVDALISPTTPFVAFPIGARTSDPYQMYLADLYTIPTNLYGGPGISVPCGLSEGLPVGLQVMAPTMADDRMYRVAAALESAVGTFTPPAL, encoded by the coding sequence ATGACCGACCTGACCAAGCTGACCGCCGTCGAGCTCGCCGGCCTCGTCGCCGACGGCCAGACCTCGGCGGTCGAGGTGACCCGGGCCCACCTGGACCGCATCGCCGCCGTCGACGACCGGGTCAACGCCTTCCTGCACGTCGACGCCGACGGCGCGCTCGCCGCCGCCCGCGCCGTCGACGAGCGCCGGGCCGCCGGCGAGGAACTCGGCCCGCTCGCGGGCGTGCCGGTCGCCGTCAAGGACGTGCTCACCACCAAGGGCGTGCCGACCACCGTCGGGTCGAAGATCCTCGAAGGCTGGCGTCCGCCGTACGACGCGACGATCGTGCAGCGGCTGCGCGCCGCCGGCACGGTGCTGCTCGGCAAGACCAACATGGACGAGTTCGCGATGGGCTCCTCCACGGAATACTCGGCGTACGGGCCGACCCGCAACCCGTGGGACACCGATCGCATCCCCGGCGGCTCCGGTGGCGGCAGCGCCGCCGCCCTCGCCGCGTACGAGGCGCCCCTGGCCATCGGCTCGGACACCGGCGGCTCGATCCGCCAGCCGGGCGCGGTGACCGGCACCGTCGGCGCGAAGCCCACCTACGGCGGCACCTCCCGCTACGGCCTGGTGGCGTTCTCCTCCTCGCTGGACACCCCCGGCCCGTGCGCGCGTACGGTGCTCGACGCGGCGCTGCTGCACGCGGCCATCGGCGGCCACGACCCGCGCGACTCCACCTCCGTCCCGCAGCCGGTGCCCGACGTGGTCGCCGCCGCCCGGCTCGGCGCGACCGGCGACCTGACCGGCGTGAAGCTGGGCGTGGTCTCCGAGTTCTCCGGCGAGGGCGCGGAGCCGGGCGTCGCGGCGGCGTTCCGCGACTCCGTCGACGCCCTGGCCAAGCTCGGCGCGGAGATCGTCGAGGTGTCCTGCCCCCACTTCACGTACGCGCTGCCGGCGTACTACCTGATCGCCCCGAGCGAGTGCTCCTCCAACCTGGCCCGCTTCGACGGCGTCCGGTTCGGCCTGCGCGAGGGCGACGACGGCAACCGGTCCCTCGAAGAGGTCATGTCGCTGACCCGGGACGCCGGCTTCGGCCCCGAGGTCAAGCGCCGGATCATGCTCGGCACGTACGCGCTCTCCTCGGGCTACTACGACGCCTACTACGGGCAGGCGCAGAAGGTCCGCACCCTGATCACCCGCGACTTCACCGCCGCGTTCGAGCGGGTCGACGCGCTGATCTCGCCGACCACCCCGTTCGTGGCGTTCCCGATCGGCGCGCGCACCTCCGACCCGTACCAGATGTACCTGGCCGATCTCTACACCATCCCCACCAACCTGTACGGCGGGCCGGGCATCTCGGTGCCGTGCGGGCTCTCCGAGGGGCTGCCCGTCGGCCTCCAGGTCATGGCCCCGACGATGGCCGACGACCGGATGTACCGGGTCGCCGCCGCGCTGGAGTCCGCGGTCGGCACGTTCACCCCACCGGCACTGTGA
- the gatC gene encoding Asp-tRNA(Asn)/Glu-tRNA(Gln) amidotransferase subunit GatC: MAAISREEVAHLARLSRLAVTEEELDTFAGQLDTILQAVAQVGEVAAADIPPTSHSVPLTNVLREDVVVPGLTPAEALSGAPDAEEQRFRVPRILDEDVAS, translated from the coding sequence ATGGCCGCCATCTCCCGCGAGGAGGTCGCGCACCTGGCGCGACTGTCGCGGCTCGCCGTCACGGAGGAGGAGCTGGACACCTTCGCCGGCCAGCTCGACACGATCCTCCAGGCGGTCGCCCAGGTCGGCGAGGTCGCCGCGGCGGACATCCCGCCGACGTCCCACTCCGTGCCGTTGACCAACGTGCTGCGTGAGGACGTGGTGGTGCCCGGCCTGACCCCGGCCGAGGCCCTGTCGGGCGCGCCCGACGCCGAGGAGCAGCGGTTCCGCGTCCCGCGGATCCTGGACGAGGATGTGGCGTCATGA
- a CDS encoding EAL domain-containing protein, translated as MEAADPRNSVPPGRATSFFGFVAAVAALAALLTVGPLAALAGRLNELPAAFWTMAALAVVCDARPFVPPGRRQSSAVFPSTCFTFAILLGWGLGPAVAVQTVAVVVSGWRMGHAGWRSGFNAAQYACALAAASAVTALGPGSIFAGGRLRAVDVLAVGGATAVWFAVNYGLVSTAIRLRFADRWWPGVRSGLGYELISTGSLLLLAPVLVAAARASAALIPLVLVPLFAVYRMARLAAEQEQLGALDPLTGLPNRKALLAEVAEQVHLHAERSARNEPDAHLALLLIDLDRFKNVNDALGHAVGDRLLIEVSARLAGAVGERDLLARLGGDEFAIVSTGLTGVDAARATAERLVAALAEPVSLDGLPLDVGGSIGIAMYPEHGEDFATLMRHADVAMYDAKHRNDTIAVYAAESDHNSAERLGLLADLRRVLEAGPAGAAERDAPVGARGGDGAALPAALPAAAGGPVDAGRPTPAGPGRWRARRHRQRAEPDHPDDLINRIVTAADPIRRRAAGPDAEPGGADAVGPAPQAGPACGDVEGVGRITMYYQPQVAIATGEVVGVEALLRWRHPRRGMVDPEELIRVAEQSAVMRLLTRRVVDDVVEQLAKWAAAGITLRAALNVSVRDLHTGEIADQIADRLARYGVRPDRLQLEITEGALMADPRRVLATISRLHAIGVAIALDDFGTGYSSMQHLRRLPLSEVKVDRSFVLGMADDADDAAIVRSMIELAGALGLRVVAEGVEDERTWRLLHAAGCDVAQGWFYARPMPAGELTDWLARYRPLRPAAREAESRPPQAR; from the coding sequence ATGGAGGCCGCCGATCCGCGAAACTCCGTCCCGCCGGGACGGGCGACGTCCTTCTTCGGCTTCGTCGCCGCCGTCGCCGCGCTGGCGGCGCTGCTCACCGTCGGGCCGCTGGCCGCGCTGGCGGGCCGGCTCAACGAGCTGCCGGCGGCGTTCTGGACGATGGCGGCGCTCGCCGTCGTCTGCGACGCGCGGCCGTTCGTGCCGCCCGGGCGGCGGCAGTCGTCGGCGGTCTTCCCGTCCACCTGCTTCACGTTCGCGATCCTGCTCGGCTGGGGGCTCGGGCCCGCGGTGGCCGTGCAGACCGTGGCGGTGGTCGTCTCCGGCTGGCGGATGGGGCACGCCGGATGGCGCTCCGGCTTCAACGCCGCCCAGTACGCCTGCGCCCTCGCCGCCGCCTCGGCGGTCACCGCGCTCGGGCCGGGGAGCATCTTCGCCGGCGGGCGGCTGCGCGCGGTCGACGTGCTCGCGGTGGGCGGGGCGACCGCCGTCTGGTTCGCGGTCAACTACGGCCTGGTCAGCACCGCCATCCGGCTGCGCTTCGCGGACCGCTGGTGGCCCGGTGTCCGGTCCGGCCTGGGCTACGAGCTGATCTCCACCGGGTCGCTGCTGCTGCTCGCCCCCGTGCTGGTGGCCGCCGCCCGGGCCAGCGCCGCGCTGATCCCGCTGGTGCTGGTGCCGCTGTTCGCGGTGTACCGGATGGCCCGGCTCGCCGCCGAGCAGGAACAACTCGGCGCGCTCGACCCGCTCACCGGCCTGCCCAACCGCAAGGCGCTGCTGGCCGAGGTCGCCGAGCAGGTCCACCTGCACGCCGAGCGGTCCGCGCGCAACGAACCGGACGCCCACCTCGCGCTGCTGCTGATCGACCTGGACCGGTTCAAGAACGTCAACGACGCGCTCGGCCACGCCGTCGGCGACCGCCTGCTGATCGAGGTCAGCGCCCGGCTGGCCGGCGCGGTGGGGGAGCGGGACCTGCTCGCCCGCCTCGGCGGGGACGAGTTCGCCATCGTCAGCACCGGGCTCACCGGCGTGGACGCCGCCCGCGCCACGGCCGAGCGGCTGGTCGCCGCGCTCGCCGAGCCGGTGTCGCTGGACGGGCTGCCGCTGGACGTCGGGGGCTCCATCGGCATCGCCATGTATCCCGAACACGGCGAGGACTTCGCCACCCTGATGCGCCACGCCGACGTCGCCATGTACGACGCCAAGCACCGCAACGACACCATCGCCGTGTATGCCGCCGAGTCCGACCACAACTCGGCCGAGCGGCTGGGGCTCCTGGCCGACCTGCGGCGCGTACTCGAGGCGGGGCCGGCCGGGGCGGCGGAGCGCGACGCGCCGGTCGGTGCGCGCGGCGGCGACGGGGCCGCGCTGCCGGCGGCCCTCCCCGCGGCGGCGGGCGGCCCGGTCGACGCGGGGCGGCCGACGCCCGCCGGGCCGGGCCGGTGGCGGGCCCGCCGGCACCGGCAACGCGCGGAGCCGGACCACCCCGACGACCTGATCAACCGGATCGTCACCGCCGCCGACCCGATCCGGCGGCGGGCCGCCGGGCCCGACGCCGAGCCGGGCGGGGCGGACGCCGTGGGGCCGGCGCCGCAGGCCGGGCCGGCGTGCGGCGACGTCGAGGGCGTCGGGCGGATCACCATGTACTACCAGCCGCAGGTCGCCATCGCCACGGGCGAGGTGGTGGGCGTCGAGGCGCTGCTGCGCTGGCGGCACCCGCGCCGGGGCATGGTCGACCCGGAGGAGCTGATCCGGGTCGCCGAGCAGAGCGCCGTGATGCGGCTGCTCACCCGCCGGGTCGTCGACGACGTGGTGGAGCAGCTGGCCAAGTGGGCGGCGGCCGGGATCACCCTGCGGGCCGCGCTCAACGTCAGCGTCCGGGACCTGCACACCGGCGAGATCGCCGACCAGATCGCCGACCGGCTGGCCCGCTACGGCGTCCGGCCCGACCGGCTGCAACTGGAGATCACCGAGGGCGCGCTGATGGCCGACCCCCGGCGGGTGCTGGCCACCATCTCGCGGCTGCACGCCATCGGCGTCGCCATCGCCCTGGACGACTTCGGCACCGGCTACTCCAGCATGCAGCACCTGCGCCGGCTGCCCCTGTCGGAGGTCAAGGTGGACCGGTCGTTCGTGCTCGGGATGGCCGACGACGCCGACGACGCCGCGATCGTCCGGTCGATGATCGAGCTGGCCGGGGCGCTCGGGCTGCGGGTCGTCGCCGAGGGCGTCGAGGACGAGCGCACCTGGCGGCTGCTGCACGCCGCCGGCTGCGACGTGGCGCAGGGCTGGTTCTACGCCCGGCCGATGCCCGCCGGGGAGCTGACCGACTGGCTGGCCCGCTACCGGCCGCTGCGGCCGGCGGCCCGCGAGGCGGAGAGCCGCCCCCCGCAGGCCCGCTGA